One genomic region from Spirosoma sp. KCTC 42546 encodes:
- the dusB gene encoding tRNA dihydrouridine synthase DusB, producing the protein MVNIGNIQLPDFPLLLAPMEDVSDPPFRAVCKANGADLMYTEFISSEGLIRDAAKSVQKLDIFEYERPIGIQLFGSDVETMGECARIATRANPDLIDINYGCPVKNVACRGAGAALLQDIPKMVRMTEAVVKATHLPVTVKTRLGWDESTKNVGEVAERLQDIGIKALTVHGRTRVQMYKGEADWTLIGRIKENPRIQIPIFGNGDIDTPEKALEYKNRYGVDGVMIGRASIGHPWIFNEIKHFVQTGQHLAPPTIADRVAVCRQHLDFSIRWKGEIVGLFEMRRHYANYFKGLPDFKPYRMQLVTTDSYSGVSAVLDEVAEQYNGELV; encoded by the coding sequence ATGGTCAATATTGGCAATATACAACTTCCGGATTTTCCGTTGCTGCTGGCACCTATGGAGGACGTTAGCGATCCCCCATTTCGTGCGGTTTGTAAAGCCAACGGAGCCGACCTGATGTATACTGAATTCATATCGTCCGAAGGCTTGATTCGGGATGCTGCCAAGAGTGTTCAAAAACTGGATATCTTTGAATACGAGCGCCCAATTGGTATCCAGCTCTTTGGTTCTGATGTGGAAACGATGGGTGAATGCGCACGAATAGCCACCCGCGCTAATCCTGACCTAATTGATATCAACTATGGTTGCCCAGTCAAAAATGTAGCTTGCCGGGGGGCGGGGGCTGCCTTGTTGCAGGATATTCCCAAGATGGTTCGCATGACCGAGGCCGTTGTGAAAGCGACTCACCTGCCTGTAACCGTAAAAACCCGACTGGGTTGGGATGAGAGTACGAAGAATGTGGGCGAAGTAGCTGAACGGTTGCAGGATATTGGCATCAAAGCGTTGACCGTTCATGGTCGCACGCGCGTCCAGATGTATAAAGGCGAGGCCGACTGGACACTCATCGGGCGTATCAAGGAAAACCCACGCATTCAGATCCCAATATTTGGAAATGGAGATATTGACACGCCCGAAAAAGCGCTGGAGTACAAAAACCGGTACGGCGTCGATGGCGTAATGATTGGCCGGGCCAGTATTGGGCATCCCTGGATTTTCAACGAAATCAAGCACTTTGTTCAAACGGGCCAGCATTTGGCTCCGCCGACTATTGCTGATCGGGTAGCGGTTTGCCGCCAGCATCTCGATTTCTCGATTCGCTGGAAGGGTGAAATTGTGGGGCTTTTTGAAATGCGTCGACATTATGCTAATTACTTCAAAGGCCTGCCCGATTTTAAACCCT